The Microlunatus soli genome contains the following window.
TTGGTGAGGGTCGCATCGTCCAGCACCCAGGAGAGCTCGGTGGACAGCAGTTCGGCACCCAGATAGATGTTCACCACGTCCAGCTCGGCGACCGCGGTGTAGGCATGCCATCGGCCCGGCCGGACCGCGACCACATCGCCGATGCCGAGGACCCGCGCGCCGTGCCGGGTGCGGTAGTCGGCCCGGCCGCCGCAGATGATCGCCACCTCACAGAAGTCGTGTGCGTGCGCCGGTACCGGCTCGGTCAGCATCAGTCGATCGCTGTTGATCGGATAGCCGCCCGCGCCGAAGACGTGCTGCCTGCGCATCCGATCGGGCATCATGACTCGACAGTAGCGCGAGCCGTATCACCGCGGGAGCAGGATCGTGCTAGTCACCGGCCAGTCCTGTCCTAGCTGCCGACCTGTCCGGGACGAGATGATTTCAGCTATGACGACAACGACGTCGCGGCATCAGCCGCTCACCCTTGCACCCGAAACGATCAACAGCTACCGGACCAACGGTTTCGTCCACCTGCCGGGCGTCCTCGACGCCGACGAGGTCGACCGTTACCGCGCCGCAGCTGCCAGGGCCTATGACCAGGAGGCCGGCCTCGATCCGGACAATCAGATGTTCAAGCAGGTGGTGAACATCTGGCAGCGCGACGACGAGTTGCGTGAGCTGACGATGCACCCGAAACTCGCCGAGCTGGCTACCCAGCTGGCCGGCATCCCGCTGCGGATCTGGCATGACCATCTGTTGATCAAACCGCCGCACAACGGGACGCCGACCGAATTCCATCAGGACGCCCCGTACTGGCCGCACGCCGACGCCCGGCATTCACTGTCGGCCTGGATCGCCCTGGTCGATGTCCCGGTCGAGCGGGGCTGCATGACCTTCCTGCCGGGCCAGCAGGATCGTCGTGACATCCGGCCGATCGACATCGCCGACGCCCGGGACCTCTTCGAGGCCGCTCCCGACCTCGCCTACCTGCCCCGGGTCACGGTCCCGCTGCGTGCCGGCGACGTCACCTTCCACAACGGCTACACGCCGCATACCGCCAACTCCAACGACACCGACGACTTCCGGTTCGCCCACGTCAACATCTACGTCGACCGCGACGTGACCGTCGACGGCCGCGGTCACGTCTGCACCGATCCGCTGCATCTCAAGGCCGGCGATCCGCTGCCGGACAAGGACTTCCCACCGGTTCCGTAAGGCCCGGCTCCGGGTGCCACGCAGACGGGCCGGGCCGGCTACCGCCCGATGAGTTGCAGGCTGAGGTCCCACAGACGCCGTGCCGACTCCGGGTCGATGGCGTGCGGCACCACCGTGGCACTCGGAGTCTGCTCGGACGCGAAGTCGATCGGCTGCGGGTCGATGTCCAGCGGGGAGATGTCGTTGTCCTTCAGGTAGACACCGCCGACATCGGCCAGCAGCGGACTGGTCGCGGCGAAGACGCTCGTGCTGGCACCTTGTTGTACCGACTTCTTCTCGTGGTCCGGATCGTTGATCGGCTGACCGGCGTCGTCGATCAATCCCTGGGCGCGCAGCAACTCGGTGTCGAGCCAGCCGGCAGCCGATTCGCCGGCGGCGCGCGCCGGGCCGAGGCTCGTGGTGATGATGATTCCGGGATGGACCGCGTAGCCGCGGATCCCGTCAGCGGCCCACCGGCGGTCCAGTTCGACGGCGAAGAGGACGTTGGCGGTCTTCGACTGGCCGTAGCCGAGCAGGCCCATCTCGTCGTAGCCGTTGGCGAAGTGCGGGTCGTCCCAGCGGATGTCGGACATCCGATGGCCACCGGAGGTGAGGTTGACGACCCGCGCAGTACCGGCAGCGCGTAGTGCGGGCAGCAGTCCGAGGGTCAGCTGGAAATGCCCGAGATGGTTGGTCGCAAACTGGGCTTCGTAGCCGCGTCCGTCCCGGACCAGGGGTCCACCCATCAGCCCGGCGTTGTTGATCAGCACGTCCAGCCGTCGCCCGGAGTCGAGGTACCCGGCGACGAACGCGTCCACCGAGTCGGGGTCGATCAGGTCCAGCCGGCGGATCTCGACCCGGTCGATACCGGACAGCTTGGTCGCGGCTGATTCGGGGTCGCGAGCGGCGACCGTCACGGTGGCGCCCGCTGCGGCGAGCGCTCGAGTGGTCTCCCGGCCGATCCCGTTATGGCCACCGGTGATGATCACGTTCTTCCCGGTCAGGTCGATGCCTGCCAGCACGTCGTCCGCGGTGTCGGCGGCGCCGAAGCCGGTGCCGAGCGGTCGTTGTTTGTCGATGACGGAAGAGTTCAGGTTTGCGGTCACGTCTCTACTGTCCGCCCCTCCGCCCAGACTCTGAATCCTTGTGGATCCGTATTTCTTGCGCGAGAGTACGGATTCGCCGACCGATCGACTGTCCGAGCTCCTGGACCCCGTCGATGTTCGGCCCGTCACCGCCCGATCCTCCGCAACGGGCCGGCAGTAGATCACCCGTGCCGGACCGAAGGACCGAGGTTCGCCGCGCGCCGATCCGCGGCCGGCCGAACCCCTAGGGCGATTCGGCAACACGGGGCGCGATATCGCCGCCACCAATCCGTCCCCGGGATGATTCGGCAACACGCGGTGCGATATCGCCGCCACCAATCCGCCCCCAGGGGCGATTCGGCAACACGCGGCAAGTCGTCGCCGCTCGATCGCCGCTACGACTGGCAGCGCCAGGCGGGACCTCGCCGCTTCAGGTCGAGCCCCAGGGGCGATTCGGCAACACGCGGTGCGATATCGCCGATACCGGTCAGTCGGTCGCTCGGTGCAGCTGGTTCTGACACTGCGGGAGAGCCGGCCGGCGGGCGTCGACGCCGGGATCAGCCCAGGGCGGGCTCGACGGCCTCGATCCGCTGCCACGCCGATTCGGGCAGGTCGTCCGCACAAGCCACGTTCGCCGCAACTTCGGCCGGTGTCTGCATCCCAGCCAGGGCTGCGGCCACAGCCGGGTGCCGGAGCGGGAACCGCATCGCCGCGTGGGGCAGCTCGGTGCCGGCAGCACGTGCCACCGCGGCGAACTCCCGAGCCTTGGCCATCACCTCAGGGGTGGCCGGCTCGTA
Protein-coding sequences here:
- a CDS encoding phytanoyl-CoA dioxygenase family protein, coding for MTTTTSRHQPLTLAPETINSYRTNGFVHLPGVLDADEVDRYRAAAARAYDQEAGLDPDNQMFKQVVNIWQRDDELRELTMHPKLAELATQLAGIPLRIWHDHLLIKPPHNGTPTEFHQDAPYWPHADARHSLSAWIALVDVPVERGCMTFLPGQQDRRDIRPIDIADARDLFEAAPDLAYLPRVTVPLRAGDVTFHNGYTPHTANSNDTDDFRFAHVNIYVDRDVTVDGRGHVCTDPLHLKAGDPLPDKDFPPVP
- a CDS encoding SDR family NAD(P)-dependent oxidoreductase, giving the protein MTANLNSSVIDKQRPLGTGFGAADTADDVLAGIDLTGKNVIITGGHNGIGRETTRALAAAGATVTVAARDPESAATKLSGIDRVEIRRLDLIDPDSVDAFVAGYLDSGRRLDVLINNAGLMGGPLVRDGRGYEAQFATNHLGHFQLTLGLLPALRAAGTARVVNLTSGGHRMSDIRWDDPHFANGYDEMGLLGYGQSKTANVLFAVELDRRWAADGIRGYAVHPGIIITTSLGPARAAGESAAGWLDTELLRAQGLIDDAGQPINDPDHEKKSVQQGASTSVFAATSPLLADVGGVYLKDNDISPLDIDPQPIDFASEQTPSATVVPHAIDPESARRLWDLSLQLIGR